A stretch of the Gemmatimonadota bacterium genome encodes the following:
- a CDS encoding metallophosphoesterase family protein: MNIAILGDIHANLPALETVLAALDARGDIDATYHIGDLVGYAPWPNETVALITARGIAGVSGNYDSTVAHHYKHCGCKYEDAHQEALSHLSFEWTKSHTSDSTKLALRALPFSLTRRPYGGHVSGPALVLVHGTPTLNTLYWNAERTDDFCRQMAATAGLKAGDVIAFGHTHKAWHRVVDGIHFVNAGSVGRPKDGDPRTGYVQIRISTKDVEVEFVRIPYDVQAAMRGILDSTLPDEFAEFLRTGGRLSAPASS, translated from the coding sequence ATGAACATCGCGATCCTCGGCGACATTCACGCGAATCTTCCGGCGCTCGAGACGGTGCTGGCTGCCCTTGATGCGCGCGGCGACATTGACGCGACGTATCATATCGGCGATCTCGTGGGATACGCGCCATGGCCCAACGAAACCGTCGCATTGATCACCGCACGCGGGATTGCCGGTGTCTCTGGCAACTATGACTCCACGGTGGCGCACCACTACAAACACTGCGGCTGCAAATACGAAGACGCGCATCAGGAAGCGCTGTCGCATCTCAGCTTTGAGTGGACCAAGTCACATACTTCGGATAGCACAAAGCTGGCACTCCGAGCGCTTCCGTTTTCGCTCACGCGCCGACCATACGGTGGCCACGTCTCGGGGCCCGCATTGGTTCTCGTCCATGGCACTCCCACGCTCAACACGCTGTACTGGAACGCAGAGCGAACGGACGACTTCTGCCGTCAGATGGCCGCAACGGCTGGGCTCAAAGCCGGAGATGTCATTGCCTTTGGCCACACGCACAAAGCGTGGCATCGCGTCGTGGATGGCATCCACTTCGTAAACGCCGGCTCAGTTGGACGTCCCAAAGATGGCGATCCGCGCACTGGGTACGTGCAGATCCGCATATCCACCAAAGACGTCGAGGTGGAATTCGTGCGCATCCCCTACGACGTCCAGGCAGCCATGCGTGGCATTCTTGACAGCACCCTGCCGGACGAGTTCGCCGAGTTCCTGCGCACGGGTGGAAGGCTCAGCGCCCCCGCCAGTTCCTAA
- the purQ gene encoding phosphoribosylformylglycinamidine synthase subunit PurQ, protein MKVGVVRFPGSNCDEDAVLAVVEQLHEEAVLLWHKDHDLQGSDLIILPGGFSYGDYLRSGAIARFSPIMQEVVAHAKRGGPVIGICNGFQIACEAGLLPGALLRNDSLQFRSMQVTIRVEQTNTCFTRAATKGQLLTMPIAHGDGRYTADDATIARLEDEGRVVFRYVDEAGEAVASANPNGSLHNIAGVTNDAGNVVGLMPHPERAVDALLGSADGRVLMESMLVAAHA, encoded by the coding sequence GTGAAAGTCGGAGTCGTTCGTTTCCCCGGCTCGAACTGCGACGAAGACGCCGTGCTCGCGGTGGTGGAGCAGCTGCACGAAGAAGCCGTGCTGCTCTGGCATAAAGATCACGACCTGCAGGGCTCGGATCTCATCATTCTCCCCGGTGGGTTCAGCTACGGCGACTATCTCCGCTCTGGGGCGATTGCGCGGTTTAGCCCGATCATGCAGGAAGTGGTCGCGCACGCCAAGCGCGGTGGACCGGTGATCGGCATCTGCAACGGCTTCCAGATTGCCTGCGAAGCGGGGCTCCTCCCAGGGGCCCTGCTCCGCAACGACAGTCTCCAGTTTCGCTCGATGCAGGTGACAATTCGCGTTGAGCAAACGAACACCTGCTTTACGCGCGCCGCGACCAAGGGCCAGTTGCTGACCATGCCCATTGCCCACGGCGACGGGCGATACACCGCAGACGATGCCACCATCGCACGGCTCGAGGATGAAGGGCGCGTGGTCTTTCGCTACGTGGACGAGGCCGGCGAAGCGGTGGCGTCGGCGAACCCCAACGGTTCGCTGCACAACATTGCTGGCGTCACGAACGACGCGGGAAACGTGGTCGGATTGATGCCGCACCCGGAACGCGCCGTCGACGCGCTCCTCGGTTCGGCCGATGGTCGAGTGCTGATGGAATCCATGCTCGTTGCCGCTCACGCCTGA
- a CDS encoding metalloregulator ArsR/SmtB family transcription factor: MAKLNTAAQPSKAPLPRAMASHAASQPVAQPVALPVGQPMAQPVLPELSAERFRALSEPTRLRILALLQDGEHCVCDLQSALDIAQPLLSFHLKALRDAGFVHWRKQGRWAYYTICNETLTAAHDDLARLRATGVRRSLPTACCE; encoded by the coding sequence ATGGCTAAACTCAACACCGCCGCCCAGCCGTCCAAAGCGCCGCTCCCCCGCGCCATGGCCTCCCATGCGGCCTCCCAGCCGGTCGCCCAGCCGGTCGCCCTGCCAGTCGGCCAGCCGATGGCCCAGCCCGTGCTCCCCGAACTCTCGGCCGAACGGTTCCGAGCGCTCTCGGAACCCACGCGGCTCCGGATTCTCGCGCTGCTGCAGGATGGCGAACATTGCGTGTGCGACCTGCAGTCCGCGCTCGACATTGCCCAACCGCTCCTCTCCTTTCATCTCAAGGCGCTCCGCGACGCGGGCTTTGTGCACTGGAGAAAGCAGGGGCGCTGGGCCTACTACACCATCTGCAACGAAACACTCACCGCTGCGCACGACGATCTCGCGCGGCTCCGAGCGACCGGCGTGCGACGATCGCTCCCCACCGCCTGCTGTGAGTAA
- the ppdK gene encoding pyruvate, phosphate dikinase: MTQNVFFFGSGKAEGTREWRDLLGGKGANLHEMTNLGIPVPPGFTISCAVCDEYLADGSTPPNLRAEVASALARLEAAVGRKFGDPSDPLLVSVRSGARVSMPGMMETILNLGLNDETVEALAKQSGNPRFAWDSYRRFLQMYGDVVMGVPSQKFEQLLGAKRMLSGAHTDAEIPADVLKVLVGEYKALVQHTLGRSLPMDPQEQLWGSVEAVWRSWTLKKAVDYRRVNNIPDAPGTAVNVMAMVFGNLGDDSGTGVAFTRDPSTGERRFYGEFLVNAQGEDVVAGIRTPLPITAMADAFPDAYAALMKVQDTLEKHFHDMQDLEFTVERKTLYMLQTRTGKRTVAAALRIAHEMVAEQLISKTDAVKRVRPSQLDQLLHPVLDPRTSSTVLAVGLPASPGAASGQAVFDADEAERRASRGDAVILVREETTPEDFHGIVAARAVLTERGGMTSHAAVVCRGMGKVAVVGCKDISVDVTHRRFTVGDTVINERDWITLDGANGRVYAGHLPTVPSEVMRVIGGTLPAPDAPVFLAYDELLGWADDARRLRVRANADTPKDARAARQFGAEGIGLCRTEHMFFEGDRITPMREMIVAHDEAGRRRALEKLLPMQRADFEGIFEAMSPFPVTIRLLDPPLHEFLPHGGEESKLLARTLGLTRAELNHLVDSLRESNPMLGHRGCRLGITYPEITEMQARAIFTAAVSVQRRGKVVHPEVMIPLVATVKEFEHQRAIVDRAAKEVLGSMGEHMEYLVGTMIELPRAALTADLIAAKAEFFSFGTNDLTQTTLGLSRDDAGRFLPLYIEKGIFAEDPFRVLDVEGVGQLIDIAVQKGRSVRPGLKCGICGEHGGEPASVAFFHKAGLDYVSCSPFRVPIARLAAGQAALAD; this comes from the coding sequence ATGACACAGAACGTCTTCTTCTTCGGTAGCGGCAAAGCCGAGGGCACCCGCGAATGGCGTGATCTGCTCGGCGGCAAAGGGGCGAATCTCCACGAGATGACGAATCTTGGGATTCCGGTGCCGCCAGGATTCACCATCAGTTGCGCGGTGTGCGACGAATATCTTGCCGATGGCTCCACCCCGCCCAACCTCCGCGCCGAAGTGGCCAGCGCGCTGGCTCGGCTAGAGGCCGCGGTCGGCCGAAAGTTCGGCGACCCGTCCGATCCGTTGCTGGTGTCCGTCCGTTCCGGTGCACGCGTCTCGATGCCCGGCATGATGGAGACCATTCTCAACCTCGGGCTCAATGACGAGACCGTTGAGGCACTCGCCAAACAGAGCGGAAACCCGCGATTCGCCTGGGATTCATACCGACGCTTCTTGCAGATGTACGGCGATGTGGTGATGGGTGTACCGAGTCAAAAGTTCGAACAGCTGCTCGGCGCCAAGCGCATGTTGTCCGGCGCGCACACCGACGCGGAGATTCCAGCCGACGTCCTCAAGGTGCTCGTCGGCGAGTACAAGGCACTCGTGCAGCACACGCTCGGCCGTTCCCTTCCCATGGACCCACAAGAACAGCTCTGGGGCTCCGTTGAGGCCGTGTGGCGTTCGTGGACGCTCAAAAAGGCGGTGGACTACCGTCGCGTGAACAATATTCCCGACGCGCCCGGCACCGCCGTGAACGTGATGGCGATGGTGTTCGGCAATCTGGGCGACGACTCCGGCACTGGCGTGGCCTTCACGCGCGACCCCTCCACCGGCGAACGGCGCTTTTACGGTGAGTTCTTGGTGAATGCCCAGGGCGAGGACGTTGTCGCCGGCATTCGCACGCCCCTTCCCATTACGGCCATGGCGGACGCATTTCCTGACGCTTACGCCGCGCTCATGAAAGTGCAGGACACTCTCGAGAAACACTTTCATGATATGCAGGATCTCGAGTTCACCGTGGAGCGCAAGACGCTCTACATGCTGCAAACGCGCACCGGCAAACGCACGGTCGCGGCAGCGCTCCGCATTGCACACGAGATGGTGGCCGAGCAACTGATTTCAAAAACGGACGCCGTGAAGCGCGTGCGTCCGAGTCAGCTCGACCAACTGCTTCACCCCGTGCTCGATCCGCGCACGAGTTCGACCGTCCTCGCCGTGGGTCTCCCAGCCAGCCCCGGCGCCGCGAGCGGTCAAGCCGTATTCGACGCCGACGAAGCCGAGCGCCGCGCGTCTCGCGGCGACGCGGTCATTCTCGTGCGCGAGGAAACCACGCCAGAAGATTTCCATGGGATTGTGGCGGCACGTGCCGTACTCACCGAACGCGGTGGGATGACCAGTCACGCGGCGGTGGTCTGCCGCGGAATGGGAAAGGTTGCCGTTGTGGGGTGCAAGGACATCAGCGTCGATGTCACCCACCGTCGCTTTACGGTGGGTGACACCGTGATCAACGAACGCGACTGGATAACCCTCGACGGTGCGAACGGCCGCGTGTATGCCGGCCATCTGCCAACCGTACCAAGCGAAGTGATGCGTGTGATTGGCGGCACCCTGCCCGCCCCAGACGCGCCCGTATTTCTCGCCTACGACGAACTCCTCGGCTGGGCCGACGACGCACGCCGCCTCCGCGTACGCGCGAATGCCGACACGCCCAAGGACGCACGCGCCGCACGACAGTTTGGCGCCGAAGGGATTGGACTCTGCCGCACCGAGCACATGTTCTTCGAAGGCGATCGCATCACGCCAATGCGCGAGATGATCGTGGCACACGACGAAGCGGGCCGCCGACGCGCACTCGAAAAACTGCTCCCCATGCAGCGCGCCGATTTCGAAGGCATCTTCGAGGCCATGTCACCGTTTCCGGTGACGATCCGCTTGCTCGACCCGCCGCTCCATGAGTTTCTCCCGCACGGCGGCGAGGAGAGCAAACTGCTCGCCCGCACCCTCGGCCTCACGCGCGCTGAACTCAACCACTTGGTGGATTCGCTGCGCGAGTCCAATCCGATGCTCGGCCACCGCGGCTGTCGACTCGGCATTACCTATCCCGAAATCACCGAGATGCAGGCGCGGGCGATCTTCACGGCGGCTGTGTCGGTGCAGCGCCGCGGCAAAGTCGTGCATCCTGAGGTGATGATTCCGCTCGTGGCCACGGTCAAGGAGTTTGAGCACCAACGGGCGATCGTGGACCGCGCGGCAAAAGAAGTGTTAGGCTCGATGGGTGAGCACATGGAGTATCTCGTGGGCACCATGATTGAGCTCCCGCGCGCCGCGCTCACCGCCGATCTCATCGCAGCGAAAGCTGAGTTCTTCTCGTTCGGCACCAACGACCTCACGCAGACGACTCTCGGACTCTCTCGCGACGACGCTGGACGCTTCCTCCCTCTCTATATAGAAAAAGGGATCTTCGCCGAGGATCCGTTCCGGGTGCTGGATGTAGAGGGCGTGGGGCAACTCATCGACATCGCCGTGCAAAAGGGGCGGTCAGTGCGGCCTGGGCTCAAATGCGGGATCTGTGGTGAACACGGCGGGGAGCCCGCATCGGTGGCCTTCTTCCATAAGGCCGGGCTGGACTACGTCTCGTGTTCCCCCTTCCGTGTGCCGATTGCGAGGCTCGCAGCTGGCCAGGCGGCACTGGCGGACTAG
- the purL gene encoding phosphoribosylformylglycinamidine synthase subunit PurL, protein MTAVSRPGDPVITPALVAEHGLTPDEYERLINMLGRTPTFTELGVVSALWSEHCSYKHSRPVLKTLPTTAPWVLQGPGENAGVISIGDGLAVAFKIESHNHPSAVEPYQGAATGVGGILRDVFTMGARPIAILNSLRFGSLDTPRVRYLVGGVVKGIGDYGNCMGVPTVAGDVMFDAAYEGNPLVNAMCVGILREEELIRAKAEGVGNTIMAVGARTGRDGIHGASFASEDLSHENDAKRPRVQVGDPFTEKLLLEATLELIASGDCVAIQDMGAAGLTSSSAEMAERGDVGIVIDTSKVPVRETGMTPYEILLSESQERMLVVVKKGREQTVRDILTKWDLHAAVIGEVIAEPVYRVVEGDRVVAEFPGTRLVTDCPQYHPEARESEAIIALRARDVHAIAERPEEADPFWTLQQLLSSPTIASKRWIYRQYDSTVRTNTVIGPGGGDAAVLRIRGTTKALAVKTDCNGRYVYLDPRVGGRIAVAEAARNVACVGARPRAVTNCLNFGNPKRPDIFFQFREAVGGMGDACRALDTPVTGGNVSLYNESPLGAVYPTPTIGMVGVIDDVAHITRLRFSDVGDAIVLLGEPTNELGASEYLSWIHKVVAGAPPACDLTKERALIDALLESIAAGDVRSAHDCSEGGLAVALAECAIAEADAMMGATIDLTPWAALPLRALLFGEAQGRVVISTTNADAIIAVAKRFGVPATRIGTVQPATNGLSFTIGARTVSAPLAPLADAFHEAIPRAMRRAPAETVSSAVAAGATN, encoded by the coding sequence GTGACTGCCGTCTCCCGCCCTGGCGATCCCGTCATCACTCCGGCTCTCGTAGCCGAGCATGGGCTCACGCCGGACGAATACGAACGCCTGATCAACATGCTAGGCCGAACGCCCACCTTCACCGAGCTTGGTGTGGTGAGTGCGCTCTGGAGCGAGCACTGCTCCTACAAGCACTCGCGCCCAGTGTTGAAGACACTCCCCACCACGGCACCGTGGGTGTTGCAGGGTCCGGGCGAGAACGCGGGGGTCATCAGTATTGGGGACGGGCTCGCGGTGGCGTTCAAGATTGAGTCGCACAATCACCCGAGCGCGGTGGAGCCGTACCAAGGGGCCGCAACAGGCGTTGGCGGTATCCTTCGCGACGTCTTTACGATGGGGGCGCGGCCAATCGCGATACTCAACTCGCTGCGCTTCGGCTCACTCGACACACCACGGGTTCGCTACCTCGTGGGTGGCGTGGTCAAAGGCATTGGCGACTACGGCAACTGCATGGGCGTGCCGACCGTCGCGGGTGACGTGATGTTCGATGCCGCCTACGAAGGCAATCCGCTCGTCAACGCGATGTGCGTGGGGATTCTTCGCGAGGAAGAACTCATCCGCGCGAAGGCAGAAGGCGTTGGCAACACGATTATGGCGGTGGGTGCCCGGACGGGTCGCGATGGTATTCACGGCGCGAGCTTTGCCTCGGAAGATCTCTCGCACGAGAACGACGCCAAACGCCCACGCGTGCAGGTGGGCGATCCCTTCACCGAGAAGCTGCTCCTCGAGGCGACGCTCGAACTTATTGCCAGCGGCGACTGCGTGGCCATTCAGGATATGGGCGCCGCTGGGCTCACGTCGAGTAGCGCCGAAATGGCGGAACGTGGCGACGTGGGGATTGTGATTGACACGAGTAAAGTCCCGGTTCGCGAAACTGGCATGACGCCGTACGAGATTCTCCTTTCCGAATCGCAGGAGCGGATGCTCGTGGTGGTCAAGAAAGGACGCGAGCAGACGGTGCGCGACATTCTTACAAAGTGGGATCTCCACGCTGCCGTGATCGGCGAGGTGATCGCCGAGCCGGTGTACCGAGTGGTCGAGGGCGATCGCGTCGTCGCCGAGTTCCCTGGCACGCGACTCGTCACGGATTGCCCGCAGTATCATCCCGAGGCGCGTGAGAGCGAGGCCATTATCGCACTGCGCGCGCGCGATGTGCACGCAATTGCCGAGCGCCCCGAGGAAGCCGATCCGTTCTGGACGCTACAGCAGTTGCTCTCGTCGCCGACGATTGCCAGCAAGCGCTGGATCTATCGTCAGTACGATTCAACGGTTCGGACCAACACCGTGATTGGACCAGGCGGCGGCGATGCGGCGGTGCTGCGCATTCGCGGCACCACCAAGGCGCTCGCGGTAAAGACTGACTGCAACGGCCGGTACGTGTATCTCGATCCGCGGGTCGGCGGGCGGATTGCCGTGGCCGAAGCGGCCCGCAACGTGGCGTGCGTAGGTGCGCGCCCGCGCGCCGTGACCAACTGCCTCAACTTCGGAAACCCAAAGCGTCCCGACATCTTCTTCCAGTTCCGCGAAGCAGTTGGTGGAATGGGCGATGCCTGCCGCGCGCTCGACACCCCAGTGACTGGCGGCAACGTCTCGCTGTACAACGAGAGCCCCCTCGGCGCGGTGTACCCTACGCCGACCATCGGCATGGTGGGAGTCATCGACGACGTTGCGCATATCACGCGCCTCCGCTTCAGCGATGTCGGCGACGCGATTGTGCTGCTCGGCGAACCGACCAACGAACTCGGCGCGAGTGAATATCTCTCCTGGATCCACAAGGTGGTTGCGGGTGCCCCACCGGCGTGCGACCTCACCAAGGAACGGGCGCTGATTGACGCGCTTCTTGAGAGCATTGCCGCCGGAGATGTGCGATCGGCGCACGACTGCAGTGAAGGCGGGCTCGCGGTCGCACTCGCGGAGTGCGCCATTGCCGAGGCCGACGCGATGATGGGCGCCACTATCGACTTGACGCCGTGGGCGGCGTTGCCGTTGCGTGCGCTGCTCTTTGGCGAGGCGCAGGGGCGCGTAGTGATTTCTACGACGAACGCCGATGCGATTATCGCGGTAGCCAAGCGCTTCGGCGTTCCTGCCACGCGTATTGGTACCGTGCAGCCGGCAACCAACGGCCTCTCTTTCACGATTGGCGCGCGCACGGTCTCTGCCCCGCTCGCGCCGTTGGCTGACGCGTTCCACGAAGCGATCCCTCGCGCCATGCGGCGCGCCCCTGCCGAAACCGTGTCGAGCGCCGTTGCGGCGGGAGCGACGAACTAA
- a CDS encoding arsenite methyltransferase, translating to MTTGTDIKSTVRDRYARAALTVVEGGTKGSCCGTGSDCCGDDPITSNLYAQSELHGIPAAAVLASLGCGNPTALAELRAGEVVLDLGSGGGIDVLLSAQRVGPTGKAYGVDMTDEMLALAHANQKAAGVTNVEFRKGDIEHIPLDDATVDVIISNCVINLAADKRKVLAEAFRVLKPGGRFAVSDVIVRGDMPDDVRRSAELWVGCVAGALEEQEFLRLLREAGFENPSIEPTRIYTAADARIFAESAGLDVERIATEIDGKFMSGFVRATKPAGVTAPGANRVA from the coding sequence ATGACTACCGGCACTGACATCAAATCCACCGTTCGCGACCGCTATGCCCGCGCGGCCCTCACCGTCGTCGAAGGGGGCACCAAAGGGAGCTGCTGCGGTACCGGCTCCGATTGCTGCGGCGATGACCCGATTACCTCCAACCTCTACGCGCAGTCCGAACTGCACGGCATTCCGGCAGCCGCCGTCCTTGCCTCACTCGGCTGCGGCAACCCCACCGCCCTCGCCGAACTGCGCGCCGGCGAAGTCGTGCTCGACCTCGGCTCCGGTGGTGGCATTGACGTGCTGCTCTCCGCACAGCGCGTCGGGCCAACGGGCAAGGCCTACGGCGTGGACATGACCGACGAAATGCTCGCGCTCGCTCACGCTAATCAGAAGGCCGCTGGCGTCACGAACGTCGAGTTCCGCAAAGGCGACATCGAACATATTCCGCTCGACGATGCCACCGTCGATGTCATCATTTCCAACTGCGTTATCAACCTCGCGGCGGACAAGCGCAAAGTGCTCGCCGAGGCGTTCCGCGTATTGAAGCCGGGCGGACGGTTTGCCGTGAGCGATGTGATTGTGCGCGGCGACATGCCCGACGACGTGCGCCGTTCCGCCGAACTGTGGGTGGGTTGCGTGGCCGGCGCCCTTGAGGAGCAGGAGTTTCTTCGGTTGCTGCGCGAAGCGGGCTTTGAGAATCCCTCAATTGAACCGACGCGCATCTACACCGCCGCCGACGCTCGTATTTTTGCCGAGAGTGCTGGACTCGATGTAGAGCGCATCGCGACGGAGATTGACGGAAAGTTTATGAGCGGCTTTGTACGCGCCACCAAGCCGGCGGGGGTCACGGCACCGGGAGCGAACCGTGTCGCCTGA
- a CDS encoding ornithine cyclodeaminase family protein: MTTLLLSHLDVARFLPVPDCIDVMADALRSVAEGKAQLPLRTVLRLEGTPNAFGTMPAIVGEGSQAAIGAKVITVFPGNEATPFDSHIGVVLLFDAAHGTLLAIADASSITAIRTAAVSGLATRLLANDDASELALLGAGVLALPHLQAVCAVRPIRRVRVWSRSGDRAEAFAERARRHSSVEIVVSHTAREAVADADVVCTITGARTPILEGAWLAPGTHVNAVGASLPVARELDAAAVARARLFVDRRESTLKESGDFLFARDEGAITDAHILGELGELLLKRVAGRSARGDITLFKSLGLAVEDVAALRHIYTAALAEGAGTAVSLGGLRSE; encoded by the coding sequence ATGACGACGCTCCTGCTCTCGCATCTGGATGTGGCGCGGTTCCTTCCCGTGCCCGACTGCATTGACGTGATGGCCGACGCCCTGCGCAGCGTGGCAGAGGGGAAGGCACAACTACCCCTGCGCACGGTGTTGCGCCTTGAGGGCACGCCGAACGCCTTTGGGACTATGCCCGCGATTGTGGGAGAGGGCTCGCAGGCGGCGATCGGCGCCAAGGTGATTACGGTGTTCCCGGGCAACGAGGCGACGCCCTTTGATTCGCACATTGGCGTGGTGCTGCTCTTTGACGCGGCACACGGAACGCTCCTCGCCATTGCGGACGCCTCGTCGATCACCGCCATTCGGACGGCGGCGGTGTCGGGGCTCGCCACGCGACTGCTCGCCAACGACGACGCGAGCGAGCTGGCGCTGTTGGGCGCTGGAGTCTTGGCGCTCCCGCACCTGCAGGCGGTGTGCGCGGTACGTCCCATCCGACGGGTGCGAGTGTGGAGTCGCTCGGGCGATCGCGCGGAGGCCTTTGCCGAGCGAGCTCGTCGGCATTCGTCGGTTGAGATTGTAGTGTCGCACACCGCGCGCGAGGCGGTGGCCGACGCGGATGTGGTCTGTACGATCACTGGTGCGCGCACGCCAATCCTTGAGGGGGCGTGGCTGGCTCCGGGCACGCATGTGAATGCGGTGGGGGCATCACTGCCGGTGGCGCGGGAGTTGGATGCGGCGGCTGTGGCTCGCGCGCGGCTCTTTGTGGATCGGCGGGAATCCACGCTCAAAGAATCTGGCGATTTTCTTTTTGCGCGCGACGAGGGGGCGATCACGGACGCGCATATCCTCGGAGAGCTTGGGGAGCTGTTGCTCAAACGCGTCGCAGGGCGATCAGCACGCGGCGATATCACGTTATTCAAGTCGCTTGGGCTCGCCGTAGAGGATGTCGCGGCGCTCCGTCATATCTATACGGCGGCGCTCGCGGAGGGGGCGGGGACCGCGGTATCGCTGGGCGGACTGCGCTCGGAGTAA
- the purF gene encoding amidophosphoribosyltransferase, whose amino-acid sequence MCGIFGVAGNPAAASLTNLGLYSLQHRGQESAGIVAVGDGDAHGYRAMGLVGEQFDAERVAQLPGSTAIGHTRYSTAGSSTIENAQPALVNFKSGHIALAHNGNLTNATEIREKLEAHGSIFSSTMDSEVIVHRLARSMATQPEDQLAEALQGVEGAYSLLVLINETLLAARDPHGWRPLVMGRLGDAVVFASETCALDIVGATIEREILPGEIVAVDATGVRSLQMQPSKQLHRCVFEYVYFARPDSQVFGGSVDRARRALGRRLAQEHPAPGADFVFAVPDSSNAAALGFAEGSGLRLEHALIRNHYVGRTFIQPTQAGRDAKVRVKYNAVRDVLQGKSVVMVDDSIVRGTTTRGLVALVRAAGAREVHMRVASPPITHPCWYGIDTPERDQLIAARLQLSEIAKEIGVDTLGYISRDGMLEAVPGGPEGFCHACFSGEYPTRPPTILKKNRLGGR is encoded by the coding sequence ATGTGTGGCATCTTTGGAGTGGCGGGAAACCCCGCTGCGGCAAGCCTCACGAACCTCGGCCTCTACTCGCTGCAGCACCGGGGACAAGAATCCGCCGGGATCGTGGCTGTGGGTGATGGTGACGCGCATGGCTATCGCGCGATGGGACTGGTTGGCGAGCAGTTCGATGCCGAACGCGTGGCCCAACTCCCGGGGAGCACGGCGATCGGCCACACCCGTTACTCGACGGCGGGAAGTTCTACCATTGAAAATGCGCAGCCCGCGTTGGTGAACTTCAAAAGCGGGCACATTGCGCTCGCGCACAATGGGAACCTCACCAATGCCACCGAGATTCGCGAGAAGCTCGAGGCGCACGGGTCCATTTTCAGTTCCACAATGGACAGCGAAGTGATTGTGCATCGGCTCGCCCGCTCGATGGCGACGCAGCCGGAAGATCAACTCGCCGAGGCGCTGCAAGGTGTGGAGGGGGCGTATTCGCTTTTGGTGCTGATCAATGAAACACTGCTGGCCGCGCGTGACCCGCACGGCTGGCGTCCGCTCGTAATGGGGCGCCTTGGCGACGCCGTGGTATTTGCGTCTGAGACGTGCGCGTTGGATATCGTCGGTGCGACGATTGAACGCGAGATCCTCCCCGGCGAGATCGTGGCCGTTGATGCCACCGGTGTTCGCTCGTTGCAAATGCAGCCGTCCAAGCAGCTGCACCGGTGCGTGTTCGAATACGTCTATTTTGCGCGTCCCGATAGCCAAGTGTTCGGCGGCTCGGTGGATCGTGCCCGACGTGCGCTCGGGCGTCGGCTCGCGCAGGAACATCCGGCTCCCGGCGCTGATTTTGTTTTTGCCGTTCCGGATTCCTCCAACGCGGCGGCGCTCGGTTTTGCGGAAGGCTCCGGGCTTCGCCTCGAGCATGCGCTTATTCGCAATCACTACGTGGGGCGCACATTCATTCAGCCCACGCAGGCCGGGCGCGACGCGAAGGTGCGCGTGAAGTACAACGCGGTGCGCGACGTACTGCAAGGCAAGAGTGTCGTGATGGTCGACGACTCCATCGTGCGTGGCACCACCACCCGCGGGTTGGTCGCACTCGTGCGTGCTGCGGGCGCCCGCGAGGTACACATGCGTGTGGCATCGCCGCCCATTACGCATCCCTGCTGGTACGGCATCGACACGCCCGAACGTGATCAACTCATTGCCGCGCGACTGCAACTCAGTGAGATCGCCAAGGAAATCGGCGTCGATACCCTTGGCTACATCTCGCGCGACGGGATGCTCGAAGCGGTCCCCGGCGGCCCAGAGGGTTTCTGCCACGCCTGTTTCAGCGGCGAATACCCCACCCGTCCGCCGACCATCCTCAAGAAGAACCGACTCGGCGGGCGATAG
- the arsN2 gene encoding arsenic resistance N-acetyltransferase ArsN2 — translation MSPEINVRHARKTDFPSVLALLAAAQLPPDDAESWIDHFVVAERDGDVVGAAGLDLYGDSALLRSVVTANDVRGTGTGAALTNAAIEWARAMRIESVYLLTTSAGDWFPRFGFERITRDDVPAEVKASVQFQLVTCSTATVMRRKLT, via the coding sequence GTGTCGCCTGAAATAAATGTTCGACACGCGCGAAAGACCGACTTTCCGTCGGTGCTCGCGTTGCTCGCGGCCGCACAGCTTCCACCGGACGACGCTGAGTCGTGGATTGATCACTTTGTGGTCGCGGAACGCGACGGTGACGTGGTGGGCGCCGCCGGGCTCGATTTGTATGGAGACTCAGCCCTGCTCCGCTCAGTAGTCACCGCGAACGACGTGCGCGGCACCGGCACCGGCGCCGCGCTCACCAATGCGGCCATCGAGTGGGCCCGCGCGATGCGTATCGAGAGCGTGTACCTGCTCACCACGAGTGCTGGCGATTGGTTCCCGCGGTTCGGCTTTGAGCGTATTACGCGCGACGACGTCCCTGCCGAGGTAAAGGCGTCCGTGCAGTTCCAACTGGTGACCTGCTCGACGGCAACCGTCATGCGGAGGAAGCTGACATGA